In the genome of candidate division WOR-3 bacterium, one region contains:
- the holA gene encoding DNA polymerase III subunit delta, whose protein sequence is MIPQRPSLVNGAFQWFRSNHLISPIASANAGTSSASSNSLFTLPPVWDRMTANLVLLYTGSHQLSRRSCDRVATCELSADLTGEQERIRYPMAGHTGVSPRKPAQVLADIKRGKFVPVYVLFGADSAAADELLRALKEALVQPGMEAFDFESVHADELEVPILLQHIRQPPVASKRRLVVARGIDRLSKGRKKKGEDEEESAKGGQLGELLTGLAALPEACAVAVTCDYSEPVKNALDRAGLAMYVVDLRQPAAAELSALIHRRSKELGMSLEPAAVQLLLDVSGEETTLLLGELEKLATVVEPGATITEEEVRRLAGQSREFELNEYVGRVTRGDGAGGLAVLERLRNWGEEPIKTVAWLSGAFLRRVSYSDDTKRARLCLLQLYEINRDIISGHPEPFALLETFTVCAACPAKESYCPVFIDTRAPEFCLRRKVRRDRARPSLKGVLSADQ, encoded by the coding sequence ATGATTCCCCAGCGGCCGTCGTTGGTGAACGGCGCCTTCCAGTGGTTCAGGTCGAACCACTTGATATCACCGATTGCCAGCGCCAACGCCGGCACAAGCAGCGCGAGCAGCAACAGTCTCTTCACTTTGCCTCCTGTCTGGGACCGCATGACAGCTAACCTGGTTCTGTTATACACCGGTTCGCACCAGCTGTCAAGACGTTCCTGCGACCGCGTCGCGACTTGCGAGTTGTCGGCGGATTTGACAGGCGAACAGGAGCGAATAAGATACCCGATGGCCGGGCACACTGGCGTTTCTCCCCGCAAACCAGCACAGGTTCTCGCGGACATCAAACGCGGGAAGTTCGTGCCTGTGTACGTCCTGTTCGGGGCGGATTCGGCCGCGGCGGACGAGTTGCTGCGGGCGCTGAAAGAGGCGCTGGTCCAGCCCGGGATGGAGGCATTCGACTTCGAGTCGGTTCACGCCGACGAGTTGGAGGTGCCGATCCTGCTCCAGCACATCCGGCAGCCGCCAGTAGCATCGAAGCGGAGGTTGGTTGTGGCGCGCGGGATCGACCGGCTCTCCAAGGGCCGGAAGAAGAAGGGCGAGGATGAGGAGGAGTCGGCCAAGGGCGGCCAGTTGGGCGAACTACTGACCGGACTGGCAGCGCTGCCGGAAGCCTGCGCGGTAGCGGTCACCTGTGACTACAGCGAGCCAGTGAAGAATGCGCTGGACCGTGCCGGCCTCGCCATGTACGTCGTCGACCTCAGGCAGCCGGCCGCGGCCGAACTTTCTGCCCTGATTCATCGCCGGTCAAAGGAACTGGGCATGTCGCTGGAACCAGCAGCCGTGCAGTTGCTGCTGGATGTGTCTGGGGAGGAGACGACACTGCTTCTAGGCGAACTGGAGAAGCTGGCCACGGTGGTTGAGCCGGGCGCTACCATTACGGAGGAAGAAGTGCGGAGACTGGCGGGCCAGTCGCGCGAATTCGAACTGAACGAGTACGTCGGCCGGGTGACACGCGGCGACGGCGCCGGCGGGTTGGCAGTGCTGGAGCGGCTGCGCAACTGGGGCGAGGAGCCGATAAAGACCGTCGCCTGGCTGTCGGGTGCGTTTCTGCGGCGGGTTTCCTACTCGGACGACACCAAGCGCGCTCGGTTATGCCTGCTTCAGCTCTACGAGATCAACCGGGACATCATCAGTGGACACCCGGAGCCGTTTGCGCTTCTGGAGACGTTTACAGTCTGCGCCGCGTGCCCGGCGAAAGAGAGTTACTGCCCGGTCTTCATCGACACGAGGGCGCCTGAATTCTGCCTGAGGCGCAAGGTGCGTCGTGACCGGGCCCGCCCATCCCTGAAGGGAGTCTTGAGTGCCGACCAATGA
- a CDS encoding leucine--tRNA ligase, with amino-acid sequence MRSEKRTDGERTRVAYPAREIEKRWQEFWQEQGTFHTEPDPKRKFYVLVMFFYPSGDVHMGHCRNYVIGDVLCRFRKMQGYDVLHPFGWDAFGLPAENAAIAHGNHPSYWTFESIKTARQSLKLLGIGYDWDREVTTCLPEYYRWNQWLFIKLYERGLAYRKEASVNWCPNCQTVLANEQVKEGVCYRCKATVDKRKLTQWFLKISQYAQELLDGIDKLDRWPENVKTMQRHWIGRSDGVEVDFSLAETGEKVPVFTTRPDTLHGVTFMALAPDSVLAETIARGTTHEKEVEEFRKRINVRPEIERLAATGDKEGVFTGKYAVNPLTGDQVPIYLADFVLASYGTGMVMAVPGHDQRDFEFARKYKIPIKVVIESPKSGVRSPNELTEAYTDVGVMVNSGQFDGTRSDVGMVKVSDYLERAGTGRRVVNFRLKDWLVSRQRYWGTPIPMLHCQDCGVVPVPVEQLPVLLPEDIKDYKPKGKSVLEGVESFINTTCPKCGGPARRDPDTMDTFVDSSWYHLRYTDAHNGQLPFGKNEADKWLPIDEYIGGIEHATGHLIFFRFFTRALHDMGMLAVAEPCLTLHTQGMVSLDGVTMSSSKRVGVWVGEFVPEHGADVGRLAVLFAAPPEKGMDWTEDLVTGVTRFVNRLWRLYEGNAERVRFERPDTGRLTGNELKLYTRLNQTIAKTIADCEGFQFNTAIAAQMEFLNDLSAFTDRESAVYGFALGQLIHLLAPFTPHLAEELWHRSRPDAGSLFGERFPEADAKFLVFDEMVIPVQVDGKVRDRVSVLRTATESEVKEAALASPGIAAFLAGRQVVKVIYVKDRLVNMVLAKEQQ; translated from the coding sequence ATGAGGAGTGAGAAGAGGACGGACGGTGAGAGGACGAGAGTCGCCTACCCGGCAAGGGAGATTGAGAAGCGCTGGCAGGAGTTCTGGCAAGAACAGGGAACGTTCCACACCGAGCCGGACCCGAAGCGCAAGTTCTACGTTCTCGTCATGTTCTTCTATCCGTCCGGCGACGTCCACATGGGCCATTGTCGGAACTACGTCATCGGCGATGTGCTCTGCCGGTTCCGGAAGATGCAGGGCTATGATGTACTACATCCGTTCGGCTGGGATGCATTCGGGCTGCCGGCCGAGAACGCGGCCATAGCCCACGGAAATCATCCGAGCTATTGGACGTTCGAGTCGATCAAGACTGCCCGGCAGAGCCTGAAACTGCTGGGTATCGGCTACGACTGGGACCGCGAGGTAACGACCTGCCTGCCCGAATACTACCGCTGGAACCAGTGGTTGTTCATCAAGCTGTACGAGCGCGGGCTCGCCTACCGCAAGGAAGCGTCGGTGAACTGGTGTCCCAACTGCCAGACCGTTCTGGCCAACGAGCAGGTCAAGGAAGGTGTCTGCTACCGGTGCAAGGCGACCGTTGACAAGCGCAAGCTGACGCAGTGGTTCCTGAAGATCTCCCAGTACGCCCAGGAACTGCTCGACGGCATCGACAAACTCGATCGCTGGCCCGAGAACGTAAAGACGATGCAGCGGCACTGGATAGGACGGTCCGACGGCGTCGAGGTCGATTTCTCGCTGGCCGAGACCGGAGAGAAGGTGCCGGTTTTCACGACCCGGCCGGATACGCTCCATGGCGTCACGTTCATGGCGCTGGCCCCGGACTCGGTATTGGCAGAGACGATTGCCAGGGGAACGACGCATGAGAAGGAAGTCGAGGAGTTCCGCAAGCGTATCAATGTGAGGCCGGAAATCGAGCGTCTGGCCGCCACCGGGGACAAGGAAGGCGTTTTCACCGGCAAGTACGCAGTCAATCCGCTGACCGGCGATCAGGTGCCGATCTACCTGGCGGATTTCGTCCTGGCATCCTACGGCACCGGGATGGTCATGGCCGTCCCGGGGCACGACCAGCGCGATTTCGAGTTCGCCCGGAAGTACAAGATCCCCATCAAGGTCGTTATCGAGAGTCCGAAGTCCGGAGTTCGAAGTCCGAATGAGCTGACAGAGGCCTACACGGATGTTGGTGTGATGGTCAACTCCGGGCAGTTTGACGGGACGCGTTCGGATGTGGGGATGGTGAAGGTCTCCGACTACCTCGAGCGAGCGGGCACGGGACGGCGCGTTGTCAACTTCCGGCTCAAGGACTGGCTGGTCTCACGCCAGCGGTACTGGGGCACGCCGATTCCCATGCTTCACTGCCAGGATTGCGGCGTGGTGCCGGTGCCCGTCGAACAGCTGCCCGTGCTCCTGCCGGAGGACATCAAGGACTACAAACCCAAGGGCAAGTCGGTGCTGGAGGGCGTCGAGTCTTTCATCAACACGACCTGCCCGAAGTGCGGCGGGCCGGCGCGGCGCGACCCGGACACGATGGACACGTTCGTCGATTCTTCCTGGTATCACCTGCGGTACACGGATGCTCACAACGGCCAGTTGCCGTTCGGCAAGAACGAGGCGGACAAGTGGCTGCCGATTGATGAGTACATCGGCGGCATAGAGCACGCCACCGGCCACCTGATATTCTTCCGGTTCTTCACCCGAGCGCTGCACGACATGGGGATGCTCGCGGTGGCGGAGCCATGCCTGACGCTTCATACACAGGGGATGGTCAGTCTGGACGGGGTGACGATGTCGTCGTCCAAGCGCGTGGGGGTCTGGGTCGGCGAGTTCGTGCCGGAGCACGGGGCGGATGTCGGACGGCTGGCAGTGTTGTTCGCGGCGCCGCCGGAGAAGGGGATGGACTGGACGGAAGACCTGGTGACCGGCGTGACCCGCTTCGTGAATCGGCTTTGGCGGCTGTACGAGGGCAATGCCGAGCGGGTGCGATTCGAGCGTCCGGATACGGGCAGGCTGACCGGCAACGAGCTGAAGCTGTACACTCGCTTGAACCAGACCATCGCCAAGACCATCGCTGACTGCGAGGGGTTCCAGTTCAACACGGCAATTGCGGCACAGATGGAGTTCCTGAATGATCTGTCCGCTTTCACGGACCGGGAGTCGGCGGTGTACGGCTTCGCGCTCGGTCAGCTCATCCACCTGCTCGCGCCGTTCACGCCGCACCTGGCCGAGGAACTCTGGCACCGGTCGCGGCCGGATGCCGGTTCCTTGTTCGGCGAGCGCTTCCCTGAGGCGGACGCGAAGTTCCTCGTATTCGACGAGATGGTTATTCCGGTGCAGGTCGACGGCAAGGTGCGTGACCGAGTATCGGTCCTGCGCACGGCGACGGAATCCGAGGTGAAGGAGGCGGCCCTGGCGAGTCCGGGCATCGCCGCCTTCCTGGCCGGACGGCAGGTGGTCAAGGTAATCTACGTGAAGGACCGACTCGTGAACATGGTTCTCGCAAAGGAGCAGCAATGA